From Anopheles arabiensis isolate DONGOLA chromosome 3, AaraD3, whole genome shotgun sequence, a single genomic window includes:
- the LOC120903224 gene encoding interferon-inducible double-stranded RNA-dependent protein kinase activator A homolog isoform X2: MEEHNMHLGQPMPMAMSDDPPTGNPNPHQGKKASRGKKAPKVVESSQPIEEALKSELTTNNMKTPISVLQELLSRRGITPQYDLIQVEGAVHEPTFRYRVSYQDKDAMGTGKSKKEAKHAAAKALIDKLTGSIFLDHPAVYMNVHKPEVVNVHTNNNVNGEEEPTGNPIGWLQEMCMARRLPPPTYETETEEGLPHERQFTIACVVLNYREVGEGKSKKIAKRQAAQRMWQRLQDQPLEPSQIMQLLDEEGNEENLSLCDRSIDFIRLLADIAKEQRFEVTYVDIEEKAGNGKFQCLVQLSTMPVAVCHGSGNSIQEAQSYAARNSLEYLKIMTKP, encoded by the exons ATGGAGGAGCACAATATGCATTTGGGCCAACCGATGCCGATGGCCATGTCGGACGACCCACCAACCGGGAACCCCAATCCGCACCAGGGGAAGAAGGCCTCGCGGGGTAAAAAGGCACCGAAAGTTGTGGAAAGCTCGCAGCCGATCGAGGAAGCGCTCAAGTCGGAACTGACGACGAACAACATGAAGACGCCGATCTCGGTGCTGCAGGAGCTGCTCAGCCGTCGTGGCATCACACCGCAGTACGATCTGATACAGGTGGAAGGGGCAGTGCACGAACCGACGTTCCGGTATCGTGTTTCGTACCAGGATAAGGATG CAATGGGTACGGGCAAATCGAAAAAGGAAGCGAAACATGCCGCCGCAAAAGCGTTGATAGACAAGCTAACGGGATCGATATTTCTCGACCATCCCGCCGTATACATGAACGTCCACAAGCCAGA AGTCGTAAATGTACACACTAACAATAACGTCAACGGAGAGGAGGAACCGACCGGCAATCCGATCGGCTGGCTGCAGGAAATGTGTATGGCCCGCCGACTGCCACCGCCAACGTACGAGACGGAAACGGAGGAAGGATTACCCCACGAGCGCCAGTTCACGATCGCCTGTGTGGTATTGAACTACCGTGAGGTTGGGGAAGGTAAAAGTAAAAAGATCGCCAAACGGCAAGCAGCACAGCGGATGTGGCAGCGGCTGCAGGACCAACCGCTCGAACCGAGCCaaataatgcagctgctggacGAGGAAGGCAATGAGGAG AACTTAAGCCTTTGCGATAGAAGCATAGACTTCATACGCTTACTGGCCGATATAGCGAAGGAGCAACGGTTCGAGGTCACGTACGTGGATATCGAAGAGAAGGCAGGCAATGGTAAATTCCAGTGTCTGGTGCAGCTATCCACCATGCCCGTTGCCGTGTGCCATGGTAGTGGCAATTCAATTCAGGAGGCACAATCGTACGCGGCGCGGAATTCGCTCGAGTATCTCAAAATAATGACCAAACCTTAA
- the LOC120903224 gene encoding RISC-loading complex subunit tarbp2 isoform X1 — protein sequence MEEHNMHLGQPMPMAMSDDPPTGNPNPHQGKKASRGKKAPKVVESSQPIEEALKSELTTNNMKTPISVLQELLSRRGITPQYDLIQVEGAVHEPTFRYRVSYQDKDAMGTGKSKKEAKHAAAKALIDKLTGSIFLDHPAVYMNVHKPEVVNVHTNNNVNGEEEPTGNPIGWLQEMCMARRLPPPTYETETEEGLPHERQFTIACVVLNYREVGEGKSKKIAKRQAAQRMWQRLQDQPLEPSQIMQLLDEEGNEELRQTGYAGRYAGLKDVCIPTLTTSQSHKVSQFHKALKSRAGKTLQQLQNLSLCDRSIDFIRLLADIAKEQRFEVTYVDIEEKAGNGKFQCLVQLSTMPVAVCHGSGNSIQEAQSYAARNSLEYLKIMTKP from the exons ATGGAGGAGCACAATATGCATTTGGGCCAACCGATGCCGATGGCCATGTCGGACGACCCACCAACCGGGAACCCCAATCCGCACCAGGGGAAGAAGGCCTCGCGGGGTAAAAAGGCACCGAAAGTTGTGGAAAGCTCGCAGCCGATCGAGGAAGCGCTCAAGTCGGAACTGACGACGAACAACATGAAGACGCCGATCTCGGTGCTGCAGGAGCTGCTCAGCCGTCGTGGCATCACACCGCAGTACGATCTGATACAGGTGGAAGGGGCAGTGCACGAACCGACGTTCCGGTATCGTGTTTCGTACCAGGATAAGGATG CAATGGGTACGGGCAAATCGAAAAAGGAAGCGAAACATGCCGCCGCAAAAGCGTTGATAGACAAGCTAACGGGATCGATATTTCTCGACCATCCCGCCGTATACATGAACGTCCACAAGCCAGA AGTCGTAAATGTACACACTAACAATAACGTCAACGGAGAGGAGGAACCGACCGGCAATCCGATCGGCTGGCTGCAGGAAATGTGTATGGCCCGCCGACTGCCACCGCCAACGTACGAGACGGAAACGGAGGAAGGATTACCCCACGAGCGCCAGTTCACGATCGCCTGTGTGGTATTGAACTACCGTGAGGTTGGGGAAGGTAAAAGTAAAAAGATCGCCAAACGGCAAGCAGCACAGCGGATGTGGCAGCGGCTGCAGGACCAACCGCTCGAACCGAGCCaaataatgcagctgctggacGAGGAAGGCAATGAGGAG CTACGCCAGACTGGCTATGCCGGCCGCTATGCTGGCCTAAAGGATGTTTGCATACCAACACTCACGACCAGCCAGAGCCATAAGGTGTCCCAGTTCCACAAGGCGCTCAAGTCCCGTGCGGGCAAAActttgcagcagctgcag AACTTAAGCCTTTGCGATAGAAGCATAGACTTCATACGCTTACTGGCCGATATAGCGAAGGAGCAACGGTTCGAGGTCACGTACGTGGATATCGAAGAGAAGGCAGGCAATGGTAAATTCCAGTGTCTGGTGCAGCTATCCACCATGCCCGTTGCCGTGTGCCATGGTAGTGGCAATTCAATTCAGGAGGCACAATCGTACGCGGCGCGGAATTCGCTCGAGTATCTCAAAATAATGACCAAACCTTAA
- the LOC120904163 gene encoding methylosome protein 50-like: MDYSKRVDMISAYSVPISYRPPETLPALAKCTDYPNTNSLQYRLSEAVPLADKQLHPFLDLATVNGVGHVIVAGNTYTNRLWEGGFCGWDKVEELGSEEKVIFSKHCEAIVTALCYTKDDALFLLGNDRGSIELWSTGNAVRGTGLYPVDNRYEHIGAVTALDIFRGTDRMVISGSMDGCIKLWDYSEGDLHSSRTLQQAHVGAVTAVATDHSQDSLAVSCSHDRSALLWDFRETKPAIALYERHDAAFTTIRWCDEASWNRLVAVGDAAGQVHFIDTRQPNVLLETVPCFDRKVHKISFHRNYFAVLGNTPEVKFFDDKSKQIHVETSATNYVRDIIWENPKDGDENESSPSLACTFIGWDSYVKRVSVDTVAAVAE; this comes from the exons ATGGACTATAGCAAACGTGTCGATATGATATCGGCCTACTCGGTACCGATCAGCTACCGGCCACCGGAAACGTTACCCGCACTGGCCAAGTGTACCGACTATCCGAACACCAACTCGCTGCAGTACCGGTTGTCGGAAGCGGTACCACTGGCGGACAAGCAATTGCACCCCTTTCTCGATTTGGCCACCGTGAACGGGGTGGGCCATGTGATTGTGGCCGGTAACACGTACACCAACCGGCTGTGGGAAGGTGGATTCTGTGGCTGGGATAAGGTGGAAGAGCTTGGCAGCGAGGAAAAGGTGATCTTTAGCAAGCATTGCGAAGCCATCGTTACGGCACTGTGCTACACGAAGGATGATGCGTTG TTTCTGCTTGGCAATGACCGAGGATCGATCGAGCTGTGGTCCACGGGCAATGCGGTGCGTGGAACGGGTCTGTATCCGGTAGATAACCGGTACGAGCATATCGGTGCCGTAACCGCGCTGGACATCTTCCGCGGTACCGATCGGATGGTAATTTCCGGCTCGATGGACGGCTGCATCAAGCTGTGGGATTACAGTGAAGGGGATCTACATTCCAGCAGAACGCTGCAGCAGGCACACGTCGGTGCGGTCACGGCAGTTGCTACCGATCACAGCCAGGATTCGTTGGCCGTTAGTTGTTCGCACGATCGGTCCGCATTGTTGTGGGATTTCCGTGAAACGAAACCGGCGATTGCGCTGTACGAGAGGCATGATGCCGCCTTCACGACCATCCGGTGGTGCGATGAGGCCAGCTGGAATCGTCTGGTGGCGGTGGGCGATGCGGCTGGGCAGGTTCATTTTATAGACACAAGGCAACCGAACGTGCTGCTCGAAACGGTACCCTGTTTCGACCGGAAGGTGCACAAAATCTCATTCCACAG AAATTACTTTGCCGTGCTCGGGAACACGCCGGAGGTTAAATTCTTTGACGATAAATCGAAACAGATTCACGTGGAGACTAGTGCGACAAACTACGTGCGTGATATTATTTGGGAGAATCCAAAGGATGGCGATGAGAATGAGTCTTCACCTTCCCTTGCATGTACATTTATCGGGTGGGACAGCTATGTGAAGCGGGTATCGGTAGACACTGTTGCTGCCGTAGCAGAGTAA